A DNA window from Enterobacter cloacae subsp. cloacae ATCC 13047 contains the following coding sequences:
- a CDS encoding single-stranded DNA-binding protein, with product MSARGVNKVILVGHLGQDPEVRYMPDSTAVTTLSVATSETWRDKQTGENRENTEWHRVVLFGKLAEVAGEYLRKGSQVYIEGQLRTRKWTDTNGIERWTTEVRVGVNGTMQMLGGGRNNSTNTSGNNAQSGQQGGWGQPQQPQQTPSAPQNPQNEPPMDFDDDIPF from the coding sequence ATGTCCGCACGCGGCGTCAACAAAGTCATCCTGGTCGGTCATCTCGGTCAGGACCCTGAAGTTCGTTACATGCCTGACAGTACGGCCGTGACCACGCTTTCTGTGGCCACGTCGGAAACCTGGCGTGATAAACAGACCGGTGAAAACCGTGAAAATACCGAATGGCATCGTGTCGTGCTGTTTGGCAAGCTGGCCGAAGTGGCCGGTGAATACCTGAGAAAGGGTTCACAGGTGTATATCGAAGGTCAGTTGCGCACCCGCAAGTGGACCGATACCAATGGTATTGAACGCTGGACGACAGAAGTCCGTGTGGGCGTTAACGGAACGATGCAGATGCTGGGCGGTGGCCGTAATAACAGCACCAACACCAGTGGAAATAATGCGCAGTCAGGTCAGCAGGGCGGCTGGGGCCAGCCTCAGCAACCGCAGCAGACACCGTCAGCGCCACAAAATCCGCAAAATGAACCTCCGATGGATTTTGACGATGATATACCGTTCTGA
- a CDS encoding DUF1778 domain-containing protein, producing the protein MQTPVRKSVRDKQINIRATDEERAVIDYAASLVNKNRTDFIIERAVHEAQNIILDQRVFVLDDARYQAFIRQLEAPVQNVEGRQRLMDVKPEWK; encoded by the coding sequence ATGCAAACTCCAGTCCGTAAATCCGTCCGTGACAAGCAAATCAATATCCGCGCCACGGATGAAGAACGTGCGGTGATTGATTACGCTGCGAGTCTGGTTAATAAAAACCGTACTGATTTCATCATTGAAAGGGCTGTGCATGAGGCCCAGAACATCATTCTGGACCAGCGTGTGTTCGTTCTTGATGATGCCCGTTACCAGGCGTTCATCAGGCAGCTTGAAGCCCCTGTGCAGAATGTTGAAGGTCGTCAGCGACTGATGGATGTAAAACCTGAATGGAAATAA